TAAGTGTATGGTTGCTGTCGGGGATGCGGAAATCAGGGGAGAGGATAAGGAGTCAGCAGAACTTCTGTGCTTTGCTGTTTATAATATTGCAGCTGAGATCATTGGAAGATCAGGTATTGGGTATGTGATTCAGAAGCTGGATCACCATCTGGTTTTTCTGCTGTTGGGGAACTTTCATGAACGATGGGGGGAAAAGGCAGAAAAACTGTTTCAAATGATCTCAGATAGCGTTAAAAATTGCATGGGTATCAGGCTTACCATTGGAATCGGAAGTCCTGTAAATAGTACGGCGCAGCTTTATCTGTCCTATGAGGAGGCAGAGGATATGCTGGAATACCGCTACAGCCAGGAGGCAGGAGCCATTCTGTACAGGGAAAGGGCTGAGAAAGCGGCTGTTTTCGAAGAATGGGAAAAACTTCAGGAGGATTTACTTAACGCGGTCAGGGAAGGAGAAAAAAAGAAAGCAGGAGTGGCTCTTTACAGCCTCTGCCTGCGGATACAGGAATCCTTTTTAAAAAAGGACCGTGCCAAAAGCATCATCATTCATACGCTCTCTGAGGCCAGATCCATGCTGGAGGTAATGGGTATGGAAGGCTTTGAGGCGTATGAGCAGGTAAATAAATATATCTCGCAAATAGACGGAAAAAAGTCACTGGAGGAAGAACGGACGGCTTTGGAGGCAATTTTTGGAGGACTTGTAGATGCAGTGGCAGAGGTAAAGGATAGGAAGGGGAATGAGCGGGCGGTACTAGCCGTAGATTATATTAGGAGCCACTATGGCGAAAGCTCTTTAAACCTTCAGTCCATATGCAGCTACCTGGCTATGAGTCCCAGCCGTTTCAGCGCCATGTTCCGGGAATGTATCGGAAAAAGCTTCGTAGAGGTATTAAGTGATACCCGCATGGAAAAGGCCAGAGAACTCCTGGAAACTACCAGCTTAAAAACTTATCAGGTAGCCGAGAAGACCGGGTTCGGAGATCCCCATTATTTCAGTCTTGCCTTTAAGAAGGCCACCGGAAAGACGCCTACAGAATATGCAAAGGAAAAGAGGAGATAAATGAGGTTCCGTTTTCAATTTAAAAGCATCCGCTCCGGTATGCTGATCTGCTTCCTTCCCATCATCCTTTCCGCCCTGCTTCTAATCTATGGCTTTTCCTTCCGGTATACCGAAAAAAATGTCCTAAACAATTCCGTGAACGGCACCATGCAGCTGATTGAGCAGGCTAACCATAACATAGATTCCTATCTTGATTATATGGAGAATATATCCTATCTGATGTCAGGCGATAAGGACCTGCTGCGGTATTTGTTTTCGGAAAGGGATCCGATCCGCAGGGAAGAGCTAAGAAGCAGCGTACTGGAACGTTTCCGGCTGGTAAGGGAAACACGGAATGATATTTACAATATCGGCGCCGTGGCCGGTCCGAGCAATATCCTGATAAATGACGGAACCCAGACTTTAAATCCGTATGCGGATATTCTTCACGAAGCCTGGTACCGGGACGCTTTGGAGGCCGGTAAAGGGATGACGGTTCTTTCATCCTCCCGGGTGCAGAACATCATCACGGACGAATACCCCTGGGTAGTGACCTTGAGCAGTCCCTTAAGATATCCGGGCAGCACGAAAAATCAAGGAGTTTTCTTTATTGATTTAAATTACAAGGCCATTGAGGAGCAGTGCGAACGAATCGATCTGGGAGCCAGAGGATATGTATTTATTCTGGACAAAAAGGGGAACATTCTCTACCACCCCAAGCAGCAGTTGATCTACAGCGGCTTAAAGGAAGAACAGATGAAAGAAGTGCTTGAGTGCAGGGAGGAATATTTCTTAAGCGGCAAGGGCATGCAGCAGAAGCTCTATACCATAACAGAGTCCCAAAAAACAGGCTGGACAGTAGTGGGAGTGGCCTATACTTCAGAGCTTTTAAAGAACCGTTCCCAGACTCAGCTGATCTATACTCTGGTTACCCTGCTGCTGTGCCTGGTTCTGACCGCAGCCGTGACAATTCTTTCCCGCAGAATAACAAAGCCCATGATTCTTCTGCAGGATTCCATGAAAAGGGTGGAAAAAGGAAAATTTGAACAGGTGGATCTAACCCGAGTTCCTGACCATGAAATCAGGACCTTAGGAAAAGCCTTCAACATGATGGCAGATGAGATTCAAAAGCTG
This genomic stretch from Lacrimispora sphenoides harbors:
- a CDS encoding response regulator, which encodes MYRVILVDDEFLVREAVKETMDWGSRGFELKGSFQHGEDAMDYIRDNPVEVVLTDICMPYMDGLELSRLISREYPHICVVILSGYDNFEYAKQALKYRVREYILKPFSLEELGQALDGIREKLDQESRERRRLLKNREVLKSKLLMRLICGNSSAAELEAELKSYGIALRGSKCMVAVGDAEIRGEDKESAELLCFAVYNIAAEIIGRSGIGYVIQKLDHHLVFLLLGNFHERWGEKAEKLFQMISDSVKNCMGIRLTIGIGSPVNSTAQLYLSYEEAEDMLEYRYSQEAGAILYRERAEKAAVFEEWEKLQEDLLNAVREGEKKKAGVALYSLCLRIQESFLKKDRAKSIIIHTLSEARSMLEVMGMEGFEAYEQVNKYISQIDGKKSLEEERTALEAIFGGLVDAVAEVKDRKGNERAVLAVDYIRSHYGESSLNLQSICSYLAMSPSRFSAMFRECIGKSFVEVLSDTRMEKARELLETTSLKTYQVAEKTGFGDPHYFSLAFKKATGKTPTEYAKEKRR
- a CDS encoding cache domain-containing sensor histidine kinase — protein: MRFRFQFKSIRSGMLICFLPIILSALLLIYGFSFRYTEKNVLNNSVNGTMQLIEQANHNIDSYLDYMENISYLMSGDKDLLRYLFSERDPIRREELRSSVLERFRLVRETRNDIYNIGAVAGPSNILINDGTQTLNPYADILHEAWYRDALEAGKGMTVLSSSRVQNIITDEYPWVVTLSSPLRYPGSTKNQGVFFIDLNYKAIEEQCERIDLGARGYVFILDKKGNILYHPKQQLIYSGLKEEQMKEVLECREEYFLSGKGMQQKLYTITESQKTGWTVVGVAYTSELLKNRSQTQLIYTLVTLLLCLVLTAAVTILSRRITKPMILLQDSMKRVEKGKFEQVDLTRVPDHEIRTLGKAFNMMADEIQKLMAENIREQEEKRRNEMKALLSQINPHFLYNTLDSIVWMAEAGKNREVVHMTMALARLLRRSISSDQELFTIRQETDYVKNYLDIQQMRYKDKLDYEMVIDEAILEKPVIRLVLQPLAENAIYHGIKYKGGRGLIRIEAYQEGRDIILKVTDNGKGMTKEQMKSIFQKHKVNYERNGVGVYNVQTRLKLYYGREYGLCYESCPGVGTAAIVRIPDMEGGGEGEKEHGI